CACTGTATCCGAAAAGCCACGTGTAGTGACTTTCCGGTCATTGTGAAAGCAATAAAGGCTTAagcattatttaattaaaagagACTAATTTCCCATTATTGCCAATAGAGAAGCCAAGTGGGAAAAATGCCATTTTCTGGAAGTAACAGCGGATGTGAATTGGATTCCTGGAAAGGAGTCATGAGTCTAAGACTCAAAAATAGACTGGGTTTTTTGAGATACCTAATGCTGGAATGAAACTACATTCCAATCTGAATTCTCAGGAATGTTACTTTCTGCTCATAACAACCCATTTTACATTAAAGTTATGTACATATCGCCAGCAGATTCCTTAGCGTTGTTAGAATACGGGATAGGTGAAACTAACTAATTAACAAAgataatttaaaatgacatcacAACAGGATAAAACCTACTGATACAGAATGAGACAAGGGCCCTGTTCCTGCCAGCTTAAAATCTATCGCTACAGTTATTAACTTAGATCTTGCCGATCAGCTTTGCTGAATGTGTATATAGGTTATTTAAGGATGTCCAATGTTTTTCCctttcttacaagggaatttAGGACAAGTTGCGgcatgtgtttatgtatatgggACAAGGTTAGCTGTGGTCAGCGGTGTGTGGCCAGCTTTGAACACTAGAGGGCGCTAAAGATCGTTTATCAGAAGCCCGTCATTCCCAGCACAGACATGGTTGAATAATAGTATTACCAGGAAAACTTTTCTAAAGCAGTAAACAGTTATTATTGGCAGCCAAGCAAAGTTCCCTTTCTGCAGAACATTATCACTGACTTTGAGCAGGAAAGAACAAAGGGTAAATAAGGTTAACCCCTAATCTGCTGCAgcgtcaagaaaaaaaaatgaaatgtcctGCAGACTCCTGTAAAAAAAAGGGTgtgatttcagaaaaaaaagtgcaatttgCACCTTAAAAACGTGGATGTTTTAATAGACAGTAAACAGCCCTGTTATGAAAGAATCGGTGACTGTGTGGCTTGTCTGCTAAAGTGCTTACCTCTGTCTAGAACTAGAACCTTACACTAATGCTCGCTTACATTCTTCTATGTCTAGTCTCGTCTGATTCCAAGTGTCTGGCTGTCTACAATAATAAGAGAATTGTGAATGCACATCTGAGAAGTGGTTTCAATCATTTCATCGAATATTACTAGCTCCACATACACCCTAAGGACTGTTTTAGGGGAAGGGATGGCACACTTCTGGTGCATATACATTTGATGAGCGTGCATGCTGCAACCCCAGGGACTCCTAAAGCATGCTTCATTGGGCAGTGcagaaaaagggttaaaatgaacAGGGAAGCCCCTCAATACAATGAAGCATGCTATGGGGGGATGGACAAACTTTTATCTGGAGCAGATTGTTAAATCCATTTATGCTTCGCTGCCCCCCACAGCAGATCCCCCCTTCAGTGGCAGGTGGATGGTATGTGCAGACCAATTGTCTGCTGGCCAAACTGCCACACGCCAGACCTCTACCCCATTGTGCGTCTCCTATACAAATGCTAAGTAGCAGCGTGTGCCATTCCCAATCTGCTCCATGCAACCCCCCATTATAGGGGATCACGTGTGCCTGcattaatactaaaaataataaaggctTCTTGCCAAAATCTTAATTTTGCACACTAATTGAATTCTCGTCTATTTCACTGATTGCTCTGGGATCAGAGAATACCctataaccctcctgcctgcaCTCGATGGGTTAACAGGTGCAGATGCACTCACGCATAGAATGTCCTGCACATAAAGGTTATCAGATCCCACTAATAAGACAAAGTGTGCACACAGCCCTAGGTAACACACACAGTGCGTGCGTGAtcgtggggtttttttgtgtgtgtgaggggggtGCACAATGGGCACACACAGATGTTAAAGTTTTCTGTTTGATGTCTTCTCCCTTTTCTTGTAAAGATCAGATCCTCGGGCTCCAGTCTGCCCGGTAACAGCATCACAAAGGCTACAGAGACTTGAGTCATTGTAAACCCCCCAGCGCGCCCACCCCACGGCCAAACTCTTGTCCCCTTTTTGCAGCCCCCTCCCCCACGTGGCCTTCTGGCACGAGCCAGAGCGTTCTGTTGCGATATTAGCATTACAATACCTCCCCCGCTCTACCAATCACAGAGAAGGAGCTGAAGTGGCACGCCCACAGCAGACAGAGCCTTTTAAATACCCTCGCCGGCTCCCAGTTCTTCACACTTCTCAGGATTCTCTCTCTCAGCGAACAGCTTCTCGGGATTATTACAAGGCAAATCGCTCAATACCTCCTTTGTGGATATTTGCAATCGCTCTGCTATTTTTCCATCTCTTTGGGCTATTTCCAACGATACTGAACAAGCATGACTCTGGAAGAGGTTCACGGACAGGAAACCGTTGTCGAAAGCACCGACAGGTAATTATCCTTTATATTGTAAAGTTTCTTGGCTGCAGATCTGTCAGTGAGCCGGGTTAGCGGGTGCATGTAGAGCTATACGTTACTTAACATGGGTGGTGCATATGTATATTGCATAAAGCGGTGCATGAAGGTTTAGCCGATGATATAAGGGGGTTATGCTGCTTTATAAGTGGGTCTGATCGCTCAGACTTATTACTCTTAGCCTATTTGCAGAGTTCTCTTATTATAGAATATGCATGTTTTGCACGATCTGTTACGCATTATGCTAAATGCAtgcattattttgtttcttaaaggaTGCACAAGGCTGGTGAAGCCTTGCAAGAGCTTCTGCTCTCCGCTCAGAGACACGAGTGTCTGACTGTAGGAGTCTACGAGTCTGCCAAAgtcatgaatgtgtaagtatcCCACTCCCATACGATAGATCCCACACACTACCCATtactcatgcttacacataatGTAACACGCTAACTCCCACACAAGACCCACTTGTGGTTTCCTGACATCAGAACTAACGTACtatctcttttttccttttgcagaGATCCAGACAATGTCACATTCTGCATTTTGGCTGCTGATGAATTCGATGAGGGCGACATTGCCCTGCAGATCCACTTCACTTTAATCCAGGCTTTTTGCTGTGAAAATGATATCAATATCGTGAGGCTCAATGACACAGAGAAGCTAGCCCAGATTCTGGGATACACAGATGACTCTGGAGAGCCCAAAGACCTGCACTGCGTCCTTATTACGGTAAGCGTCTTGCTGCTGCTTATCTGTGCTTACTTGGCAGTGTGCCCTTAGCTGTGACTAAACTGATTTTCTCATAAGCACAATGTACTCATGAACTCCGTGTTCCTCTTCTCTTCTCAGAATCCCAATGAGGATGCTTGGAAAGATCCTGCACTGGAAAAACTTGGTCTATTTTGCGAAGAAAGCCGTAATCTCAACGACTGGGTCCCTACCATCACACTGCCAGAGTGAAGAACTGACTAGTGCATGAGATTGTGAAATCTTTGTTTGCATTCTTATCCTGGTGTTGTGCACTTGGATGAACCAACAGCGTTCCTGAGTCTGGAGTACGCTGGTTGAAGACGGGGATGATGCCGCTGAGACTGGCGAGATGTTGGCTCTTGTGGAGCAATAAAGAGTAAGGTGGAAACTTGAAATGGACTGATCTTCAGACGGAATGGCTTATGGCCAGAGAAGAAGCCTACCCACCGCACTGGTACTGGTGGGGGGCAGTCATACCATGGGAAGTTAAGGAAGATTGCAAGTGTGTTGGCCTGGAGGAAATGTTGCAAGGTGGAAAGCATTGATTTGGACATGTGGGCTTTTTGGGCAACACATGACTGGCGAGAACATTCGTGTTATGAAATAGTTTGGAGCTTTCTGAAATGCTGATACTGGAAatgaataccaaaaaaaaagaaaagaattctGGACTTTGCAGCTGCAATCTGCAAATAGGACTTGCATAAGCTGTAGAGCAGCCTGGTGGATAGTGCAGTTACGATCATCATCTATTCTATAATGGACTATAACAACTATATGCTTGGCACTGTTCCAAAGTACTATATCTTTTAACACTGTTcttggtgtttattttttttaaataatttctttatgcaataaaataaagaaaaattgaaACTTAATTTTGTTGTTCTGCCTTCAAATTTTTAAAGGTCTTGGGATTTATACTTGGCTCTTCACATGCACTACGGCacataattcatattaaaggggcatacctagagtgaCAAGttatagatacattttttgtaattggTAGATCTGGTTGCAGGGAACAACTCTTAATAGCAGAAAACAAATGCTCACTGTGTTAGCTAAACTGCGCTGGGGGTAGCATAGTGTCTCTATTCACAATGATCGTTTGACCCCCGCAGCCTCTTCCAACAGCTGCTTATCGTAGCAGCTTGCAAGACTAAAGGGGCTGCATGTCTAATGAGTGCATTATTCTAAGGCATGGTGTCTGAAAAGATAAGATTCTGTGTTACACAAAAAGGGGTATTCTGCAGATGGTCATGTGTTTCCCCTTGTTACCGCAGCTGAAACGAAAGTGCTCTCTAACAAAAAAGCCCCCCACCCCCGTTCTTCCCCCTCctgacatttaaaaacaaaaaaacttttaaactttttttttttgtacaatggtGGGGTACTAGTACAACGCAACAGCCTCGCGCACCGGCCGTTAAGAAGTAAAAGAGGTTTGCATGTGATATGCTTCCCAGAATAGAGTGCATTTATGCACAGCGGCTAAATTTAATTACTGGTATTTAGTAATGTTTCCAGGAATCAACACTTAGAAGCCGCTGGGTCCTGGGATAGCATTGTGTGCCTGCAAAAGGAACACTGAGCCGTAATGTTACTGCCAAGAGGTGCGGCGACCGATCAAgcgtaaaaaataaagaaacaactTTCAGTGAATGTGACGGAAGAGAGTCCTGGAAACAATCCCAGCTATTATGTCTTGGAGAATATTCTGACCGAAGAGACGCATGGTTTATGTACACAGCTTCTGTGTTCCAAGAGAAAGGTCAAACTGTTCTGCTTAAGGAGCAAggagaaatcttttttttttctttttcctagtaGCGAATCAGTGCCACGATCTTTCGATTATAAAGGCGCTTTGAGATAGACTTTAATACACGTGTATATAGGCAATATTTCTTAGAGGCTGCCCACTGTCTTTTGCCAAGTACACGTTCAAGTCATATCCTGCAGTGCCAGGTACCGGAAGAACAACCGGGCCATAGGGTTAGATATGTCTGGGTAGTTGGCCTTGTTATATGTGGCTCTATTCTATAAAATCCCAAACACTCCAATATACACTTAATTAATCATCACTGCTTCCAATGTATTGAGAGTCAAGCCTGTTAATGCAGGATGCTGTAACTAAGTAAAGGGTCAAATAAGGTAGCGTTAGACAATGCATCCTACATCTGAGATCTCCGTCTGCCCCATCTGGCATCGCGGGGTCTTGCACGGTAACAGAAATCGCGGCTCCCTTAGCTAAGTGAAATGACTTGGCTTCTGTTAAAGTCCTCCTTTGGGACTGTAGTCTGCTGGCTGTGCTGACATGGGGTTGTGTAATGCAAATCACATGCATGCAATTTTCATATAAAGGACTGCACTGTTATACAACGAGAGATATTTGCATAGATGTCCTTGTCTTAACACAGCCCCGTGTTTGGAGTTGTACTTGGTGGTGCTGATGGCTCCCCCCTCCTTCATCCAAGGCAAAGAGACATAGCTTTATGTTAGGTGCCTGAGGGTCCGGCGTCATGCAAAACTCTCAGACAATGAGAGAGAGCCTGTCTAGTTGGTGCCTGGTAGAGTAAGCAGTTGTGTGTAGGAGTTATTGTTACTGTGTAACTCAAGCCAGGAGGGTCCAGCCAGGATTAATTGATGCTACAATAAGGCAACGTGATCATACTCAAAGTAAACTACACCTTACTCACTGATGTTTGCTCCAGTCTGTTCCGATCAATGCTTGTAATTTATTCTTCGTCCCTCTATTTACACTAAATGCCGTTAATTAGTCATTAGCTGTTAGTAATCGTTAGTGTTGTACACTGGTGAACAGTTATCAGTCATGCGGGTTTTTCgatggtttaattttttttgcacagggtaaAAACATTCATCTAATCAGTTAAGTGCTACAGAGTATTGCAGATACAACTAAAgccaatcatttatttattttttatacatcgTTATATGTTCTCTGAATTGCATTGAGGTCTGAGTATTCCTGTTTTAAAAGCAGAGCCTTTTAATGATTACTTCTTTACTACGGGTCATATTAATCAATTCAAACAGGAAAATGAATACGCAATAcatagttattatttttattacttcttgttttatgtagcgccgtcatcttccgc
The DNA window shown above is from Spea bombifrons isolate aSpeBom1 chromosome 1, aSpeBom1.2.pri, whole genome shotgun sequence and carries:
- the GADD45G gene encoding growth arrest and DNA damage-inducible protein GADD45 gamma; protein product: MTLEEVHGQETVVESTDRMHKAGEALQELLLSAQRHECLTVGVYESAKVMNVDPDNVTFCILAADEFDEGDIALQIHFTLIQAFCCENDINIVRLNDTEKLAQILGYTDDSGEPKDLHCVLITNPNEDAWKDPALEKLGLFCEESRNLNDWVPTITLPE